Part of the Variovorax sp. PAMC 28711 genome is shown below.
ATGCTTGGCGCAGTGCTGCGCAACGAGTTGCTCGCCTTCTAGCTTGGTACGGCCATACACGCTCAGCGGCCCGGTGGCATCGTCTTCGCGCCAGGGCTTGCTGCCGCTGCCGTCGAATACGTAGTCGGTCGAGTAATGGACCATCAGCGCGCCGATTTGCTGCGCGGCCTCAGCGACCACGCCGGGAGACGTCGCGTTGAGCTTTCGCGCGAATTCGACTTCGCTCTCGGCCTTGTCGACCGCCGTGTGGGCCGCCGCATTGACGATCACATCGGGCCGCACCTTGCGCACGGTTTCGGCCAATTGCTCGGGGTGGCTGAAGTCGGCATGAAAGTCGGTGCTGTCGAAATCGAGCGCCACCACTTCGCCCAGCGGCGCCAGGCTGCGTTGCAGTTCCCAGCCGACCTGGCCGCCCTTGCCCAGCAGCAGCAACTTCATGCGGGCGCCTTCTCGTATTGCTTTTCGACCCACTCGCGGTACGCACCGCTTTGCACGTTGCGCACCCACTCGCCATTGGCCAGGTACCACTCGACGGTCTTGCGGATGCCGGTGTCGAAGGTCTCGGCCGGCTTCCAGCCCAGTTCTTTCTCGAGCTTGCGTGCATCGATGGCGTAGCGGCGGTCGTGGCCGGGGCGATCGGTGACGTAGGTGATCTGTTCGCGGTAGCTCTTGCCGCCTGCGTGCGGCTGCAGTTCGTCGAGCAGCGCGCACACGGTGTTCACGATCTCGATGTTCGGCTTTTCGTTCCAGCCGCCGACGTTGTACGTCTCGCCCAGGCGGCCTGCTTCGAGCACTCGGCGAATCGCGCTGCAGTGGTCCTTGACGTAGAGCCAGTCGCGCACCTGCATGCCGTCGCCGTACACCGGCAGCGGTTTGCCGGCGAGCGCGTTGACGATCATCAGCGGGATGAGCTTTTCGGGAAAATGGAACGGCCCGTAATTGTTCGAGCAATTCGTGGTCACCACGGGCAGGCCGTAAGTGTGATGCCAGGCCCGCACCAGATGGTCGCTGGCGGCCTTGCTGGCCGAGTACGGGCTGTTGGGCTCGTACTTGTTTTCTTCGGTGAAGGCCGGGTCGGTCTTCGACAGCGATCCGTAGACCTCGTCGGTCGACACGTGCAGAA
Proteins encoded:
- the rfbB gene encoding dTDP-glucose 4,6-dehydratase gives rise to the protein MILVTGGAGFIGANFVLDWLAQSDEPLVNVDKLTYAGNLETLASLKNNPKHIFVQGDIGDSALFDKLLIEHKPRAVVNFAAESHVDRSIHGPEDFVQTNVLGTFRLLEAVRGHWNALPADQKEAFRFLHVSTDEVYGSLSKTDPAFTEENKYEPNSPYSASKAASDHLVRAWHHTYGLPVVTTNCSNNYGPFHFPEKLIPLMIVNALAGKPLPVYGDGMQVRDWLYVKDHCSAIRRVLEAGRLGETYNVGGWNEKPNIEIVNTVCALLDELQPHAGGKSYREQITYVTDRPGHDRRYAIDARKLEKELGWKPAETFDTGIRKTVEWYLANGEWVRNVQSGAYREWVEKQYEKAPA